The following proteins are co-located in the Hypomesus transpacificus isolate Combined female chromosome 23, fHypTra1, whole genome shotgun sequence genome:
- the ccdc141 gene encoding coiled-coil domain-containing protein 141 isoform X4, with amino-acid sequence MSSEGDSGGQPSSTTISTIAVQAGDSQIIITLLKSGPLLQLQLTEAQPDLLEMGSNQEETKKLMEEHDQLLTKLKKYEGGVWALLEEADKTAEEKRRDEGEVYEAMADTLSQAWSSLISLLERRKTLLQLSSEFFDRALEFAIRIDEAEEFQSRGQELEDTESLRELLQTHSVMKRGLLERSLLVMTKREELMSCLRELQQMEELRGCGAAGLQGWSSSCSRVESLVEILQDRRRQVDLSMNQQQLHLQLILRLFQWERQEQEVTEWFRSQAEVYLERDALGSSLSESQGLLQEYRDFEAKAKEWSLLVERLLTQASELQTEELQLHPEECPEAGQVCERSGTLKSLQDKLWSLMMGRQAQLQESNAFFDSANKAFEVLGGIESQIKNLKTQTMSLTELAKKHEELLRNIKDSSMEPIQRGQLMLLKSHLHSNQMAGVQRMLGYVCERVESLSRECHAHRALADKKQQLVSSCEDLIDKISVWIKGCSHVLSSNTEPGEQLSQSEDLLNKHLELSEQTRETAADAEAMSELLLELRDLECPEATELSNKASLLEEELKTVTRNISQRIESIRPYVGFLRIAEEVEEQMQGLRESYNRKPEEEENEESGGGGGGVGVKEQADARWQSMLQRFLTMQDQGNNFINSNMVSEKLNLNVRAAIVVVEKTMEDLTKRKGDLSDLWTSWQLHVSHIKSVKKQWKRFKEQLKKTLNDLRSVEEVLVPTTKIDLGSDLQTVSKLLENFNLAKPQFMQLNAEVEYMVKTSELLALKGVPVREKSERVTELLQLHHRIKEKIREYEALLNMAVKFHQLHNELEKLLSCEPVRAFSETSQARTQLSQHQERQSHVRHLHKLALSLGTDITTSVQQSQATGFCVRRLAERLERLERGCASWIAQAHRCEESLTSNVHYCVFKEEITELRESFKDLKKKLNNLKFNYMKKNEKSRNLKAVKNQIQQIDVYVEKLQVLKRRIQVFTAKVSSSSERHLVGSSPREVEDAVNELQRQLGDFDRSVEEYRQNLEMSVKLQQAMEEYQFWCDEASATIVRVGKYSSQCQTREAVATLYKQFEKFVWPTVPQQEERISQITELAIKLHGAEEGKRYIDKTVTKHNEIVESIKELCNGLMDLEAKLQTGAVKQLSEDKQDVTELQDKTSNQLAEKTENQLLDCLDVSEQKETGHTPELTTGDDGKEIPIKTLTSKNPPLKKTESQDLPDKQTEGARHTVPERQTVVSESSSFTQEEYSQTSRVETFTSRSTVERKEERHSSFSCTHTFNLSCSPHTLSEKDRKAHALHQSGPGAQVRANSPPLAPSSGHSFSDIQKEFQKKESKGLGLKNAQELTHNFTGYHTSSDPQDAAGGLAEAEALTEESLSNDELKNGESLASGDHIQLSHKEGKHALFIERVKEGDAGVYEIQASSSSGSVSSSAALQVTAKGSPGAIEAESTLEDGDLPAAN; translated from the exons ATGTCCAGCGAAGGTGACAGTGGAGGTCAGCCTTCCTCGACCACTATCAGCACCATTGCAGTCCAGGCTGGGGATTCCCAGATCATCATCACTCTCCTCAAG agTGGGCCGCTACTGCAGCTTCAGTTAACCGAGGCCCAGCCAGACCTGCTGGAGATGGGCAGCAACCAAGAAGAAACCAAGAAACTCATGGAGGAGCACGACCAGCTCCTGACCAAACTCAAG AAATACGAGGGAGGAGTGTGGGCTCTGCTGGAGGAAGCAGACAAAACcgcggaggagaagaggagggatgagggggaggtgtATGAGGCCATGGCTGACACGCTGAGCCAGGCATGGAGCAGCCTCATCTCCCTGCTGGAGAGGCGCAAGACACTGCTGCAGTTGTCCTCCGAGTTTTTTGACCGCGCGCTGGAG TTTGCCATCAGGATCGACGAGGCGGAGGAGTTCCAGAGCCGAggccaggagctggaggacacagagagtCTGAGGGAactgctgcagacacacagcgtcatgaagagag GTTTGTTGGAGAGGTCCCTGCTGGTTATGACCAAACGTGAGGAGCTGATGTCGTGTCTGCGGGAGCTGCAGCAGATGGAGGAGCTGCGAGGCTGCGgcgctgcagggctgcaggggtggagcagcagctgcagcagggtggagagCCTGGTGGAGATCCTGCAGGACAGGCGCAGGCAGGTGGACCTCAGCATGaaccagcagcagctccacctGCAGCTCATCCTGCGCCTCTTCCAGTGGGaaagacaggaacaggaa GTGACAGAGTGGTTCAGGAGCCAGGCAGAGGTGTACCTGGAAAGAGATGCACTGGGCTCCAGTCTGTCCGAGAGCCAAGGGCTGCTTCAGGAGTACAGAGACTTTGAGGCCAAAGCCAAG GAGTGGAGCCTCCTGGTGGAGAGGTTGCTGACTCAGGCCTCAGAGCTGCAGACAGAGGAGCTGCAGCTGCACCCTGAGGAATGTCCTGAGGCAGGgcaggtgtgtgagaggagtgGGACTCTGAAGAGCCTCCAAGACAAGCTCTGGAGCCTGATGATGGGCCGTCAGGCTCAGCTACAGGAAAGCAACGCCTTCTTTGACAGCGCCAATAAG GCGTTTGAGGTCCTTGGAGGCATCGAGAGTCAGATCAAGAATCTGAAGACCCAGACGATGAGTTTAACAGAGCTGGCGAAGAAGCATGAGGAGCTGCTGAGGAACATCAAGGATTCTTCCATGGAGCCAATCCAGAGAGGACAGCTCATGCTGCTGAAGAGCCACCTACACAG TAACCAGATGGCAGGGGTGCAGAGGATGCTGGGATACGTCTGCGAACGAGTCGAGAGTTTGAGTCGGGAGTGCCATGCCCACAGAGCCCTGGCTGATAAAAAGCAGCAGTTAGTGTCCTCATGTGAGGACCTGATAGACAAG ATCTCCGTGTGGATAAAGGGCTGCAGCCATGTTCTATCAAGCAACACCGAACCTGGAGAGCAGCTGTCTCAGTCTGAGGACCTCCTCAACAAACACCTGGAGCTCTCGGAGCAGACACGG GAGACGGCGGCTGATGCAGAGGCCATGTCTGAGCTCCTGCTGGAGCTGAGGGACCTCGAGTGTCCCGAGGCAACCGAGCTCTCCAACAAAGCCAGTCTGCTGGAGGAAGAGCTGAAGACCGTCACAAGGAACATTAGCCAGCGCATCGAGAGCATACGACCATACGTGGGCTTCCTCAGGATTGCTGAGGAG gtggaggagcagatGCAAGGCCTGAGAGAATCCTACAACAGGAAgccagaagaggaagagaatgaagagagtggaggaggaggaggtggtgtgggGGTGAAAGAGCAGGCTGATGCCCGCTGGCAGAGCATGCTACAGAGGTTCCTCACCATGCAGGACCAGGGCAACAACTTCATCAACTCTAACATG GTGAGTGAGAAGCTGAACCTGAATGTCCGAGCTGCCATTGTGGTGGTGGAGAAGACCATGGAGGACCTGACCAAGAGGAAAGGGGACCTGTCAGACCTGTGGACCTCTTGGCAGCTGCATGTCAGTCACATCAAGTCTGTCAAGAAGCAGTGGAAGAGGTTTAAAGAACAGTTGAAAAAG ACGCTTAATGACCTGAGGTCAGTGGAAGAGGTTCTGGTTCCAACCACCAAGATAGACCTGGGCTCAGACCTACAGACAGTCTCCAAACTACTGGAGAACTTCAACCTGGCCAAGCCTCAGTTTATG CAACTGAATGCTGAAGTAGAGTACATGGTGAAGACGTCGGAGCTGCTGGCCCTCAAGGGAGTTCCTGTCAGGGAGAAAAGTGAGAGAGTCACAGAGCTTCTCCAGCTGCACCACAGGATCAAAGAGAAGATCAGAGAGTACGAGGCGCTCCTCAACATGGCCGTCAAGTTCCACCAGCTCCACAACGAG CTGGAGAAGTTGCTGTCGTGTGAGCCGGTGCGAGCCTTCAGTGAGACGAGTCAGGCCCGGACACAGCTGAGCCAGCACCAGGAGAGGCAGAGCCACGTCCGACACCTCCACAAGCTGGCCCTCTCCCTGGGAACGGACATCACCACCTCCGTACAGCAGTCG CAGGCCACGGGGTTCTGTGTGCGTCGCCTGGCGGAACGTCTTGAGCGTCTGGAGAGAGGCTGTGCCTCCTGGATCGCCCAGGCCCACCGCTGCGAGGAGAGTCTCACCAGCAATGTCCACTACTGCGTCTTCAAGGAGGAGATCACAGAG TTAAGAGAATCATTTAAGGACTTGAAGAAGAAGTTAAACAACCTGAAATTCAACTACATGAAGAAAAATGAAAAGTCCAGGAACCTGAAAGCAGTGAAGAACCAAATACAGCAAATTGACGTTTATGTTGAGAAGCTACAG GTGTTGAAGCGTCGTATTCAGGTGTTCACGGCAAAGGTGTCGTCCAGCTCAGAGCGCCACCTAGTGGGCAGCAGccccagggaggtggaggatgcCGTCAACgagctccagaggcagctgggaGACTTTGATCGCAGCGTGGAGGAGTACAGACAGAACCTGGAGATGAGTGTGAAGCTGCAGCAAGCCATGGAAGAG TATCAGTTCTGGTGTGACGAAGCCAGTGCAACCATTGTGCGGGTGGGAAAATACTCTTCCCAGTGCCAAACCAGGGAGGCTGTGGCTACCCTCTACAAACAGTTTGAGAAGTTCGTCTGGCCAACTGTCCCTCAGCAAGAGGAGAGGATCAGCCAGATCACTGAACTGGCTATCAAGCTGCACG GTGCTGAGGAGGGCAAGAGGTACATAGACAAAACTGTCACTAAACACAATGAGATAGTGGAGTCTATCAAAGAGCTGTGTAATGGACTGATGGACCTGGAGGCCAAACTACAG ACGGGAGCTGTAAAGCAGCTGTCAGAGGACAAGCAGGATGTGACAGAACTGCAGGACAAAACCTCCAACCAGCTAGCAGAGAAGACCGAAAACCAACTCCTTGACTGTCTGGATGTG TCGGAGCAGAAAGAAACTGGACATACTCCGGAACTCACCACAGGGGATGATGGGAAAGAGATCCCAATCAAGACACTGACCAGTAAGAATCCTCCTCTGAAGAAGACAGAAAGCCAGGACCtcccagacaagcagacagaaggcgccagacacacagtcccagagagacagactgtggtGTCAGAGAGCAGCTCGTTCACCCAGGAGGAGTACTCACAGACCAGCCGAGTGGAAACCTTCACCAGCAGGTCCACggtggagaggaaagaggagcgccactcctccttctcctgcacgCACACCTTCAACCTGTCTtgttctccacacacactgtcggAGAAGGACAGGAAGGCCCATGCTTTACACCAGTCAGGGCCTGGTGCTCAAGTTAGGGCCAATtcccctcccctggccccttCCTCTGGCCACAGCTTCTCCGACATCCAGAAAGAGTTCCAGAAGAAGGAGAGTAAGGGACTAGGGCTGAAGAATGCTCAGGAGCTAACTCATAACTTTACTGGTTACCACACATCCTCTGATCCTCAG GATGCAGCTGGAGGACTGGCAGAGGCAGAAGCTCTCACAGAAGAGTCACTGTCTAATGACGA GTTGAAGAACGGCGAGAGCCTGGCCAGTGGCGACCACATACAGCTGTCCCACAAGGAGGGCAAGCACGCCCTGTTCAttgagagggtgaaggagggtgaCGCTGGGGTGTATGAGATCCAGGCCTCAAGCTCCAGCGGCTCAGTGTCTTCTAGTGCCGCTCTGCAGGTGACAG CCAAAGGCAGTCCTGGAGCTATTGAGGCAGAATCAACACTTGAAGATGGAGATCTACCAGCAGCAAACTGA
- the ccdc141 gene encoding coiled-coil domain-containing protein 141 isoform X2, with the protein MSSEGDSGGQPSSTTISTIAVQAGDSQIIITLLKSGPLLQLQLTEAQPDLLEMGSNQEETKKLMEEHDQLLTKLKKYEGGVWALLEEADKTAEEKRRDEGEVYEAMADTLSQAWSSLISLLERRKTLLQLSSEFFDRALEFAIRIDEAEEFQSRGQELEDTESLRELLQTHSVMKRGLLERSLLVMTKREELMSCLRELQQMEELRGCGAAGLQGWSSSCSRVESLVEILQDRRRQVDLSMNQQQLHLQLILRLFQWERQEQEVTEWFRSQAEVYLERDALGSSLSESQGLLQEYRDFEAKAKEWSLLVERLLTQASELQTEELQLHPEECPEAGQVCERSGTLKSLQDKLWSLMMGRQAQLQESNAFFDSANKAFEVLGGIESQIKNLKTQTMSLTELAKKHEELLRNIKDSSMEPIQRGQLMLLKSHLHSNQMAGVQRMLGYVCERVESLSRECHAHRALADKKQQLVSSCEDLIDKISVWIKGCSHVLSSNTEPGEQLSQSEDLLNKHLELSEQTRETAADAEAMSELLLELRDLECPEATELSNKASLLEEELKTVTRNISQRIESIRPYVGFLRIAEEVEEQMQGLRESYNRKPEEEENEESGGGGGGVGVKEQADARWQSMLQRFLTMQDQGNNFINSNMVSEKLNLNVRAAIVVVEKTMEDLTKRKGDLSDLWTSWQLHVSHIKSVKKQWKRFKEQLKKTLNDLRSVEEVLVPTTKIDLGSDLQTVSKLLENFNLAKPQFMQLNAEVEYMVKTSELLALKGVPVREKSERVTELLQLHHRIKEKIREYEALLNMAVKFHQLHNELEKLLSCEPVRAFSETSQARTQLSQHQERQSHVRHLHKLALSLGTDITTSVQQSQATGFCVRRLAERLERLERGCASWIAQAHRCEESLTSNVHYCVFKEEITELRESFKDLKKKLNNLKFNYMKKNEKSRNLKAVKNQIQQIDVYVEKLQVLKRRIQVFTAKVSSSSERHLVGSSPREVEDAVNELQRQLGDFDRSVEEYRQNLEMSVKLQQAMEEYQFWCDEASATIVRVGKYSSQCQTREAVATLYKQFEKFVWPTVPQQEERISQITELAIKLHGAEEGKRYIDKTVTKHNEIVESIKELCNGLMDLEAKLQTGAVKQLSEDKQDVTELQDKTSNQLAEKTENQLLDCLDVSEQKETGHTPELTTGDDGKEIPIKTLTSKNPPLKKTESQDLPDKQTEGARHTVPERQTVVSESSSFTQEEYSQTSRVETFTSRSTVERKEERHSSFSCTHTFNLSCSPHTLSEKDRKAHALHQSGPGAQVRANSPPLAPSSGHSFSDIQKEFQKKESKGLGLKNAQELTHNFTGYHTSSDPQDAAGGLAEAEALTEESLSNDEYECTSPDDISLPPLSETPESNIVQLENDLDDGCCVSSSHSIHINQCNQYSQQSQTQPEPSCQAQPGLAESNPSPTAGLGSRFRAESSSFVQSPLTVPSPSLVSTTLSSILKTKTSHPSPGPSLPQGTAHSSSFPIGSSNHNHGLQPDCDLPGASLPPDLASLPLGTSSQFHQTIYSLHESVTEIQECVHDPCVPRGAAASARPCYTHASPSSLTTEQDPDVCRPMAIREEIRLPSASRAMGSLAAQGPYLTRPLASATVVEGSPVTLEVEVTGYPEPTLTWLKNGESLASGDHIQLSHKEGKHALFIERVKEGDAGVYEIQASSSSGSVSSSAALQVTAKGSPGAIEAESTLEDGDLPAAN; encoded by the exons ATGTCCAGCGAAGGTGACAGTGGAGGTCAGCCTTCCTCGACCACTATCAGCACCATTGCAGTCCAGGCTGGGGATTCCCAGATCATCATCACTCTCCTCAAG agTGGGCCGCTACTGCAGCTTCAGTTAACCGAGGCCCAGCCAGACCTGCTGGAGATGGGCAGCAACCAAGAAGAAACCAAGAAACTCATGGAGGAGCACGACCAGCTCCTGACCAAACTCAAG AAATACGAGGGAGGAGTGTGGGCTCTGCTGGAGGAAGCAGACAAAACcgcggaggagaagaggagggatgagggggaggtgtATGAGGCCATGGCTGACACGCTGAGCCAGGCATGGAGCAGCCTCATCTCCCTGCTGGAGAGGCGCAAGACACTGCTGCAGTTGTCCTCCGAGTTTTTTGACCGCGCGCTGGAG TTTGCCATCAGGATCGACGAGGCGGAGGAGTTCCAGAGCCGAggccaggagctggaggacacagagagtCTGAGGGAactgctgcagacacacagcgtcatgaagagag GTTTGTTGGAGAGGTCCCTGCTGGTTATGACCAAACGTGAGGAGCTGATGTCGTGTCTGCGGGAGCTGCAGCAGATGGAGGAGCTGCGAGGCTGCGgcgctgcagggctgcaggggtggagcagcagctgcagcagggtggagagCCTGGTGGAGATCCTGCAGGACAGGCGCAGGCAGGTGGACCTCAGCATGaaccagcagcagctccacctGCAGCTCATCCTGCGCCTCTTCCAGTGGGaaagacaggaacaggaa GTGACAGAGTGGTTCAGGAGCCAGGCAGAGGTGTACCTGGAAAGAGATGCACTGGGCTCCAGTCTGTCCGAGAGCCAAGGGCTGCTTCAGGAGTACAGAGACTTTGAGGCCAAAGCCAAG GAGTGGAGCCTCCTGGTGGAGAGGTTGCTGACTCAGGCCTCAGAGCTGCAGACAGAGGAGCTGCAGCTGCACCCTGAGGAATGTCCTGAGGCAGGgcaggtgtgtgagaggagtgGGACTCTGAAGAGCCTCCAAGACAAGCTCTGGAGCCTGATGATGGGCCGTCAGGCTCAGCTACAGGAAAGCAACGCCTTCTTTGACAGCGCCAATAAG GCGTTTGAGGTCCTTGGAGGCATCGAGAGTCAGATCAAGAATCTGAAGACCCAGACGATGAGTTTAACAGAGCTGGCGAAGAAGCATGAGGAGCTGCTGAGGAACATCAAGGATTCTTCCATGGAGCCAATCCAGAGAGGACAGCTCATGCTGCTGAAGAGCCACCTACACAG TAACCAGATGGCAGGGGTGCAGAGGATGCTGGGATACGTCTGCGAACGAGTCGAGAGTTTGAGTCGGGAGTGCCATGCCCACAGAGCCCTGGCTGATAAAAAGCAGCAGTTAGTGTCCTCATGTGAGGACCTGATAGACAAG ATCTCCGTGTGGATAAAGGGCTGCAGCCATGTTCTATCAAGCAACACCGAACCTGGAGAGCAGCTGTCTCAGTCTGAGGACCTCCTCAACAAACACCTGGAGCTCTCGGAGCAGACACGG GAGACGGCGGCTGATGCAGAGGCCATGTCTGAGCTCCTGCTGGAGCTGAGGGACCTCGAGTGTCCCGAGGCAACCGAGCTCTCCAACAAAGCCAGTCTGCTGGAGGAAGAGCTGAAGACCGTCACAAGGAACATTAGCCAGCGCATCGAGAGCATACGACCATACGTGGGCTTCCTCAGGATTGCTGAGGAG gtggaggagcagatGCAAGGCCTGAGAGAATCCTACAACAGGAAgccagaagaggaagagaatgaagagagtggaggaggaggaggtggtgtgggGGTGAAAGAGCAGGCTGATGCCCGCTGGCAGAGCATGCTACAGAGGTTCCTCACCATGCAGGACCAGGGCAACAACTTCATCAACTCTAACATG GTGAGTGAGAAGCTGAACCTGAATGTCCGAGCTGCCATTGTGGTGGTGGAGAAGACCATGGAGGACCTGACCAAGAGGAAAGGGGACCTGTCAGACCTGTGGACCTCTTGGCAGCTGCATGTCAGTCACATCAAGTCTGTCAAGAAGCAGTGGAAGAGGTTTAAAGAACAGTTGAAAAAG ACGCTTAATGACCTGAGGTCAGTGGAAGAGGTTCTGGTTCCAACCACCAAGATAGACCTGGGCTCAGACCTACAGACAGTCTCCAAACTACTGGAGAACTTCAACCTGGCCAAGCCTCAGTTTATG CAACTGAATGCTGAAGTAGAGTACATGGTGAAGACGTCGGAGCTGCTGGCCCTCAAGGGAGTTCCTGTCAGGGAGAAAAGTGAGAGAGTCACAGAGCTTCTCCAGCTGCACCACAGGATCAAAGAGAAGATCAGAGAGTACGAGGCGCTCCTCAACATGGCCGTCAAGTTCCACCAGCTCCACAACGAG CTGGAGAAGTTGCTGTCGTGTGAGCCGGTGCGAGCCTTCAGTGAGACGAGTCAGGCCCGGACACAGCTGAGCCAGCACCAGGAGAGGCAGAGCCACGTCCGACACCTCCACAAGCTGGCCCTCTCCCTGGGAACGGACATCACCACCTCCGTACAGCAGTCG CAGGCCACGGGGTTCTGTGTGCGTCGCCTGGCGGAACGTCTTGAGCGTCTGGAGAGAGGCTGTGCCTCCTGGATCGCCCAGGCCCACCGCTGCGAGGAGAGTCTCACCAGCAATGTCCACTACTGCGTCTTCAAGGAGGAGATCACAGAG TTAAGAGAATCATTTAAGGACTTGAAGAAGAAGTTAAACAACCTGAAATTCAACTACATGAAGAAAAATGAAAAGTCCAGGAACCTGAAAGCAGTGAAGAACCAAATACAGCAAATTGACGTTTATGTTGAGAAGCTACAG GTGTTGAAGCGTCGTATTCAGGTGTTCACGGCAAAGGTGTCGTCCAGCTCAGAGCGCCACCTAGTGGGCAGCAGccccagggaggtggaggatgcCGTCAACgagctccagaggcagctgggaGACTTTGATCGCAGCGTGGAGGAGTACAGACAGAACCTGGAGATGAGTGTGAAGCTGCAGCAAGCCATGGAAGAG TATCAGTTCTGGTGTGACGAAGCCAGTGCAACCATTGTGCGGGTGGGAAAATACTCTTCCCAGTGCCAAACCAGGGAGGCTGTGGCTACCCTCTACAAACAGTTTGAGAAGTTCGTCTGGCCAACTGTCCCTCAGCAAGAGGAGAGGATCAGCCAGATCACTGAACTGGCTATCAAGCTGCACG GTGCTGAGGAGGGCAAGAGGTACATAGACAAAACTGTCACTAAACACAATGAGATAGTGGAGTCTATCAAAGAGCTGTGTAATGGACTGATGGACCTGGAGGCCAAACTACAG ACGGGAGCTGTAAAGCAGCTGTCAGAGGACAAGCAGGATGTGACAGAACTGCAGGACAAAACCTCCAACCAGCTAGCAGAGAAGACCGAAAACCAACTCCTTGACTGTCTGGATGTG TCGGAGCAGAAAGAAACTGGACATACTCCGGAACTCACCACAGGGGATGATGGGAAAGAGATCCCAATCAAGACACTGACCAGTAAGAATCCTCCTCTGAAGAAGACAGAAAGCCAGGACCtcccagacaagcagacagaaggcgccagacacacagtcccagagagacagactgtggtGTCAGAGAGCAGCTCGTTCACCCAGGAGGAGTACTCACAGACCAGCCGAGTGGAAACCTTCACCAGCAGGTCCACggtggagaggaaagaggagcgccactcctccttctcctgcacgCACACCTTCAACCTGTCTtgttctccacacacactgtcggAGAAGGACAGGAAGGCCCATGCTTTACACCAGTCAGGGCCTGGTGCTCAAGTTAGGGCCAATtcccctcccctggccccttCCTCTGGCCACAGCTTCTCCGACATCCAGAAAGAGTTCCAGAAGAAGGAGAGTAAGGGACTAGGGCTGAAGAATGCTCAGGAGCTAACTCATAACTTTACTGGTTACCACACATCCTCTGATCCTCAG GATGCAGCTGGAGGACTGGCAGAGGCAGAAGCTCTCACAGAAGAGTCACTGTCTAATGACGAGTACGAATGCACGTCACCTGATGACATTTCCCTGCCCCCTCTATCAGAAACCCCAGAGTCCAATATTGTCCAGTTAGAGAATGACCTGGATGACGGCTGCTGTGTAAGCTCCTCCCATAGCATCCACATCAACCAGTGTAACCAGTACAGCCAGCAGAGCCAGACCCAGCCTGAACCCAGCTGCCAGGCCCAGCCCGGTCTGGCAGAGAGCAATCCCTCCCCCACAGCAGGCCTGGGAAGCAGGTTCAGAGCTGAGTCTTCCTCCTTCGTCCAGAGCCCACTGACTGTCCCTTCTCCCAGCTTGGTCTCCACCACTCTTTCCAGCATCCTCAAGACCAAGACCAGTCATCCCAGCCCAGGACCCAGCCTACCCCAGGGCACTGCCCATTCCAGCAGTTTCCCCATAGGGAGCTCCAATCACAACCATGGTCTCCAACCCGATTGTGACCTGCCCGGTGCCAGCCTCCCTCCAGACCTAGCCAGCCTACCCTTGGGCACATCCAGCCAGTTTCACCAGACCATCTACTCGCTGCATGAAAGTGTCACTGAGATCCAGGAGTGTGTGCATGACCCCTGCGTGCCCCGCGGAGCCGCGGCCTCAGCCCGGCCTTGTTACACGCATGCCTCCCCTTCTTCACTAACCACAGAGCAGGACCCAGACGTGTGCCGGCCCATGGCCATCAGAGAGGAGATCAGACTGCCCTCCGCCAGCAGAGCCATGGGCAGCCTGGCAGCACAGGGGCCCTACCTCACCAGACCCCTGGCTAGTGCCACCGTAGTGGAGGGGTCGCCTGTGACTCTGGAGGTGGAGGTCACTGGATACCCTGAGCCTACACTCACATG GTTGAAGAACGGCGAGAGCCTGGCCAGTGGCGACCACATACAGCTGTCCCACAAGGAGGGCAAGCACGCCCTGTTCAttgagagggtgaaggagggtgaCGCTGGGGTGTATGAGATCCAGGCCTCAAGCTCCAGCGGCTCAGTGTCTTCTAGTGCCGCTCTGCAGGTGACAG CCAAAGGCAGTCCTGGAGCTATTGAGGCAGAATCAACACTTGAAGATGGAGATCTACCAGCAGCAAACTGA